One window of Candidatus Nitrospira kreftii genomic DNA carries:
- a CDS encoding hypothetical protein (conserved exported protein of unknown function), translating into MKRKTQAFPGAVGIIMAAGLAWTLTASAQTMDQYASAPPFVSDQVAPNIIILMDNSGSMRNRACEATSCGTLPDGTPSTTTSFVATTRYSGFADPMRCYVWDATDNRFELGVGAKVALNTPCPATEYDGNFVNWATFRRFDAVKKAMNGGQCQNGFSPARNPDSTCKPYGTPSLPTVRAQSGTGLNTETTPAVPQPNGSNADLTYVGRIPAATYSGTPNNIYIHIEDDGDMCIDDDTGTTCPDSGGFVETELNQIAFAMYSEPTGVIQQIGPQARFALAVFNNSGADNGLRILTGAGSRQTIDFAGTTVETFNTNTAAMVDAVDEAFPATWTPLAESLYEVARYVAQINSAFYTTQYVYPIAFSGGTSNGVSFGNSGVGGIGGAEISALTAPEVCPPGYINNACGRDPFFYGSNHTPAWASTSTQVRCCKTFVMVFTDGEPTQDQGVPASINQYANANAQPYAGTYCVGNRGVPFVDPPGGTCNNDPATPNNVLLKQHRTDYVDSGRHYLDDVAYWAHINDLRPCSGTADGTIPVLGVSGHCLQGLQNLTVYTFYAFGNISGREILMHAAQLGGFEDTNGNNLPDLTSEWDKVNNQTGASGADGIPDTYFESSNVDDLQERLLASLTAILRKSASGTSISVLATSSTGEGSIYQAYFFTSDVGQGGANVKWTGYAHALFIDGFGNFREDTNQDGTLTYDQDLIVTTRYDNVPTSPTYQKVLVDKFADANADGVADSMTPTFTGDLKSITPIWEAGKELANATSASRKVLTWVDVDNDGIVDSTEQIEFSAANCAALRDYLRYAGDTCAGSTNATNLINFIRGDEIAGLRTRMLEVPVGSGNYKVWKLGDPIHSTPTVVGAPKARYDLAFGDPTYTAFYAKYRTRRQVVYVGANDGMLHAFNGGYYHKGDDPTTAAAVEHGWYTKNPSDNSSGANLGSELWSFIPQELLPHLQWLARTDYTHVYYVDLKPTIAEARIFTPDADHPGGWGTVLIGGFRMGGSCGNCAAGSGAPAMTTTIGGVSRTFYSAYFALDITNPEVDPKLLWVFSDSGLGLTTSYPAVARMNPKTDSPIDPTNEKWYVLFGSGPNGYHADLTAASPQTAKLYTVDLKNGPKVAAGGSLTTMPIGSWQSFMGHVVAVDKDSDWRTDVAYSVRTAHDGALPWRGKLYRLTMGCATAPCSPTNWGIANGATRTPTEVIDTFYDASLGTTVEVGPSASAPSVTLDDTDKMWVFFGTGRYLSNTDKVDNTLQRLFGIKDSVMNAMCNESSTVSCHDNDLVDVTNAVICIVCSGSTNQVTDPTNPGVTSFNGTGNTSMIGLVATKDGWRVTMPGPVNITDPVTLVTTNYAAERSVVNPTLVAGTIFFPTFAPTNDFCASDGASYLYALFYKTGTASTSPVIGTTTSGGNTNVNSKTSLGTGLASSGTIHCGQGCSYNVQMSTGAFTQGNVNLEGNYSRYVNWVHQRD; encoded by the coding sequence ATGAAACGCAAGACACAGGCCTTCCCAGGAGCTGTAGGGATCATAATGGCGGCCGGCCTCGCGTGGACATTGACCGCGTCAGCCCAGACAATGGATCAGTACGCGTCTGCTCCGCCCTTCGTCTCGGATCAGGTCGCGCCCAATATCATCATCCTGATGGACAATTCGGGAAGTATGAGGAATCGGGCTTGTGAAGCGACCAGTTGCGGGACCTTGCCCGATGGTACCCCGTCGACCACGACCAGCTTTGTCGCGACGACGCGCTATTCCGGGTTCGCCGATCCTATGCGTTGTTACGTGTGGGATGCGACCGATAACAGGTTCGAACTTGGAGTTGGGGCAAAGGTCGCCTTGAACACTCCCTGCCCTGCGACTGAATACGACGGAAATTTCGTGAACTGGGCCACATTCCGCCGGTTCGATGCGGTGAAGAAGGCAATGAACGGGGGCCAATGCCAAAATGGATTTAGCCCGGCACGGAATCCTGATTCCACCTGTAAACCGTATGGGACACCGTCCTTGCCGACGGTGAGAGCTCAGAGCGGGACCGGCCTCAATACGGAAACGACACCGGCTGTACCTCAACCTAATGGTAGCAACGCAGATCTCACTTATGTCGGGCGTATCCCGGCTGCGACGTATTCAGGGACACCGAACAACATCTATATACATATTGAAGACGATGGCGACATGTGCATCGACGACGATACCGGTACGACTTGTCCAGATAGTGGTGGCTTTGTTGAAACAGAGCTCAATCAAATTGCCTTCGCGATGTATAGTGAGCCGACCGGTGTCATTCAGCAGATCGGTCCGCAGGCTAGGTTTGCGCTGGCGGTTTTCAACAACAGTGGGGCAGACAACGGACTTCGCATCTTGACCGGCGCAGGAAGTCGTCAGACGATCGATTTTGCCGGCACCACGGTGGAGACGTTTAATACCAACACGGCGGCGATGGTAGACGCAGTCGACGAAGCATTTCCAGCCACCTGGACGCCACTGGCTGAATCGCTTTACGAAGTGGCTCGGTATGTGGCACAGATCAACTCGGCATTTTATACCACTCAGTATGTCTATCCGATCGCCTTCTCCGGTGGAACCTCGAACGGGGTTTCATTTGGAAACTCGGGTGTGGGGGGAATCGGCGGAGCGGAGATCTCAGCCCTCACAGCGCCGGAGGTCTGCCCGCCTGGGTATATTAATAATGCGTGCGGGCGCGATCCCTTCTTCTACGGCAGTAACCATACTCCCGCTTGGGCGAGCACTTCGACACAGGTCCGTTGCTGCAAGACCTTTGTGATGGTGTTTACGGATGGTGAGCCGACTCAGGACCAGGGTGTTCCTGCCAGCATTAACCAATATGCCAATGCCAATGCCCAGCCCTATGCCGGTACGTATTGTGTTGGAAACCGTGGTGTGCCGTTTGTTGATCCACCTGGTGGTACGTGCAACAACGATCCGGCAACACCTAATAACGTTCTATTGAAACAACATCGCACAGACTATGTAGACAGTGGCCGACACTATCTGGATGACGTGGCCTACTGGGCACACATTAATGATCTTCGTCCATGCAGCGGAACTGCAGATGGAACAATCCCTGTGTTGGGGGTATCGGGACATTGTCTCCAGGGCCTACAAAACCTCACTGTGTATACGTTCTATGCCTTCGGCAACATCTCCGGTCGAGAAATTCTGATGCATGCCGCGCAGTTGGGTGGTTTTGAGGACACGAATGGCAACAATCTTCCCGACCTTACCAGTGAATGGGACAAAGTGAATAACCAAACTGGCGCCTCGGGTGCTGATGGGATTCCCGATACCTACTTCGAATCCTCGAACGTCGATGATTTGCAAGAACGGTTGCTGGCTTCACTGACGGCAATTTTACGCAAGAGCGCATCCGGGACGTCGATTTCGGTCCTGGCGACCTCGTCGACTGGTGAAGGCTCGATCTATCAAGCCTATTTTTTTACCAGTGACGTTGGTCAAGGTGGCGCGAACGTGAAGTGGACGGGCTATGCCCACGCACTCTTTATCGATGGGTTCGGTAATTTTCGAGAAGATACGAATCAAGACGGCACGCTGACGTATGATCAAGACTTGATTGTGACGACACGGTACGACAATGTTCCCACGAGTCCGACCTATCAGAAAGTCCTCGTCGATAAGTTTGCAGATGCCAACGCGGATGGAGTGGCTGACAGTATGACGCCCACCTTTACCGGCGATCTTAAATCGATTACACCTATCTGGGAAGCAGGCAAAGAACTCGCAAATGCGACGTCAGCCTCCCGTAAGGTCCTCACGTGGGTCGATGTCGATAACGATGGGATTGTCGACTCCACAGAACAGATTGAGTTCAGTGCGGCTAATTGTGCGGCACTTCGAGACTATCTGCGGTATGCAGGGGATACCTGCGCCGGGAGTACGAATGCCACGAATTTAATCAACTTCATTCGCGGTGATGAGATCGCTGGGCTACGGACTAGGATGTTGGAGGTCCCGGTCGGAAGCGGAAACTATAAGGTCTGGAAGCTAGGTGATCCCATTCACTCGACTCCGACTGTGGTGGGTGCTCCTAAGGCGCGCTACGATCTGGCATTCGGAGATCCGACGTACACGGCCTTTTACGCCAAGTATCGAACCAGACGTCAGGTTGTCTATGTCGGCGCGAATGACGGCATGCTCCACGCCTTCAACGGAGGCTACTACCATAAAGGCGACGATCCTACGACAGCAGCTGCCGTAGAGCATGGTTGGTACACCAAGAATCCATCAGACAATTCAAGCGGCGCGAATCTTGGCTCAGAACTCTGGTCGTTCATTCCGCAGGAATTGTTACCACACCTCCAGTGGCTTGCTAGGACAGACTACACGCATGTGTACTACGTCGATCTGAAACCGACGATCGCGGAAGCTCGGATCTTTACGCCGGATGCTGATCATCCCGGAGGTTGGGGAACCGTGTTAATCGGTGGATTTCGGATGGGCGGCAGCTGTGGAAACTGTGCTGCAGGCTCGGGTGCTCCTGCGATGACGACCACGATCGGGGGAGTGTCCCGAACATTCTATAGCGCCTACTTTGCCTTGGATATCACAAACCCGGAGGTCGATCCAAAGTTGCTCTGGGTGTTTAGTGACAGTGGACTCGGACTGACCACCAGTTATCCGGCTGTGGCTCGCATGAACCCGAAGACCGATAGTCCCATCGATCCGACCAATGAGAAATGGTATGTCCTGTTTGGATCGGGACCGAACGGGTACCACGCGGATCTCACCGCTGCTTCGCCTCAGACGGCAAAGCTCTATACGGTCGACCTCAAAAATGGACCAAAAGTCGCTGCGGGTGGCAGTTTGACGACTATGCCGATCGGTTCCTGGCAATCATTCATGGGGCATGTGGTCGCAGTTGATAAGGATTCCGACTGGAGGACGGATGTGGCCTACTCGGTCCGAACGGCCCACGATGGGGCCTTACCATGGCGGGGGAAGCTCTATCGCCTCACGATGGGTTGTGCCACTGCGCCCTGCAGTCCGACGAATTGGGGTATTGCTAACGGAGCCACCCGGACTCCAACGGAAGTGATCGATACGTTTTATGATGCCTCTCTCGGGACGACAGTGGAAGTCGGACCCTCCGCATCGGCTCCGTCCGTGACTCTGGACGATACCGATAAGATGTGGGTCTTTTTTGGAACGGGTCGATATTTGAGCAACACCGACAAGGTCGATAACACCCTTCAGCGCCTCTTTGGAATCAAGGACTCTGTGATGAATGCCATGTGTAACGAGAGTTCGACTGTGAGTTGTCATGATAATGATCTGGTGGATGTTACGAATGCTGTGATTTGCATTGTCTGTAGCGGCAGTACCAATCAGGTGACCGATCCGACCAACCCTGGTGTCACCAGCTTCAACGGAACCGGGAACACGTCGATGATCGGCTTGGTCGCTACGAAGGATGGGTGGCGTGTCACAATGCCCGGTCCTGTCAATATCACCGATCCCGTGACCCTCGTGACTACCAATTATGCTGCCGAACGTTCCGTGGTCAATCCGACATTGGTGGCAGGCACAATTTTCTTTCCGACCTTTGCACCGACGAACGACTTCTGTGCATCTGATGGAGCGAGTTACTTGTATGCGCTGTTCTACAAGACCGGAACGGCGTCGACATCTCCTGTTATCGGCACGACAACCTCAGGGGGCAATACCAACGTGAATTCCAAAACGTCTTTAGGGACCGGACTTGCATCAAGCGGAACAATCCATTGCGGACAAGGTTGTAGTTATAACGTTCAGATGTCTACCGGAGCATTTACGCAAGGAAACGTGAATCTTGAAGGTAATTACAGCCGTTACGTGAACTGGGTGCATCAGCGAGATTAG
- a CDS encoding hypothetical protein (conserved protein of unknown function), with protein sequence MKINALRHAHRNGKRVAARLSATLGVSVLVTVLSMICGYAPSAQALDPIPMHIMNGLQAGVVTSVESRSLFINGKEYLVDPDVEIRDQEDNVFPPEVVKRDQEVKFHLKKGAGNTIDFLIVYLPQ encoded by the coding sequence ATGAAGATCAACGCACTGAGACATGCCCATCGCAATGGTAAGAGAGTGGCGGCGCGCCTATCTGCCACACTCGGAGTGAGTGTTTTGGTTACAGTCTTGAGCATGATCTGTGGGTATGCACCGTCGGCTCAGGCACTTGACCCAATTCCCATGCATATTATGAACGGGTTACAGGCTGGAGTCGTGACGTCGGTTGAGTCTCGCTCCCTCTTCATCAACGGAAAAGAATACCTGGTAGACCCAGACGTAGAAATTCGAGACCAAGAAGATAACGTGTTTCCGCCCGAGGTTGTCAAACGCGATCAGGAGGTGAAGTTTCATCTCAAGAAGGGCGCCGGCAACACCATAGATTTCCTGATTGTCTACTTGCCGCAATAG
- a CDS encoding putative Type IV pilus assembly protein PilX has product MTTMLLMLIIGALGVAALTITGMENSMAGAIRMVEEGTDAAEACVGSAVRAIRLTIDDPQMTGPAAALIAPQGPVPAANQGVFTQEINGTLRNHGDIAVGTGNAPNLVMNVNGYVVNGDIDFLYSKRRTGSDFADPDKPTYDQYYRVDCLAANTATGATSRVIATFDCLNTTGEGCVKRSANGT; this is encoded by the coding sequence ATGACGACGATGCTGTTGATGCTGATTATAGGAGCCCTCGGCGTTGCCGCGCTCACCATAACAGGAATGGAAAACTCCATGGCCGGAGCGATACGCATGGTTGAGGAAGGTACTGACGCCGCAGAAGCCTGTGTGGGGTCGGCGGTTCGAGCGATTCGATTGACGATTGACGATCCTCAGATGACAGGGCCAGCCGCCGCCCTGATCGCACCGCAGGGACCGGTACCCGCGGCTAATCAGGGAGTGTTTACTCAGGAAATCAACGGCACGCTCCGGAACCATGGGGATATTGCGGTTGGAACGGGAAATGCTCCAAATCTGGTCATGAATGTCAACGGATATGTGGTCAACGGAGACATAGATTTTCTGTATTCCAAGCGCAGGACCGGCAGTGATTTCGCCGATCCCGACAAGCCGACCTACGATCAATACTATCGAGTCGATTGTCTCGCGGCCAACACGGCCACTGGCGCCACAAGCCGCGTCATTGCCACGTTCGATTGCCTCAATACAACTGGTGAAGGGTGTGTCAAGAGGAGTGCGAACGGCACATAG
- a CDS encoding putative Type IV pilus assembly protein PilW produces MRPSLKLLAWNQSGFTLVEIMVATMMTAAIVAAGFGALVVSQKTTRITGQVSSTQATARNALDMITADLKLAGFGMRGLTTTVGGCHINGTPYALVPGDNNPLGGDTGPDTVSMVVPMTNSIAAVGPLWQVFVPGAPGTIGGLQTPIANIPMPANATTAMGNTIPGGGAALLGMPVSIGGMAGSTIQAVSPGGLTLNPAIPAPTAFGTGTQVYLLQCITYQVIPPPDNLNLCQGNAPCLVRGAVPAVLVGPGGPPNCNQVNSGCIPIMDGVEDLQLAYACDGCDPRVNNGLPDLQPDDLNLSNQFDQADFITDRNWFGTAGPYGAFMTPRTIRLVQVNIVARQTRADQGMGEGQATPVHTTTFPVISDHNHATGLFALGDTASAAQQSAYFQFRRRILTRTIELRNQRL; encoded by the coding sequence ATGAGACCATCGCTTAAATTGTTGGCCTGGAATCAAAGTGGCTTCACTTTGGTGGAAATCATGGTGGCCACCATGATGACCGCTGCTATCGTTGCGGCAGGATTCGGAGCACTCGTTGTCAGTCAGAAGACCACGCGCATTACCGGACAGGTCAGTAGCACCCAGGCCACAGCTCGAAATGCCTTGGATATGATCACGGCTGATCTGAAACTAGCCGGGTTCGGGATGCGGGGCCTGACAACCACGGTGGGAGGGTGTCACATCAACGGTACCCCGTATGCCCTCGTGCCAGGCGATAACAATCCTCTTGGAGGGGATACCGGGCCGGATACTGTCTCGATGGTCGTGCCGATGACGAATTCCATCGCTGCAGTGGGACCATTGTGGCAAGTCTTTGTTCCGGGGGCTCCTGGAACCATCGGAGGTCTGCAAACGCCGATTGCGAATATACCCATGCCGGCCAATGCGACGACAGCGATGGGGAATACGATCCCCGGTGGTGGGGCGGCATTACTTGGTATGCCGGTTTCAATCGGAGGCATGGCTGGCTCAACCATACAGGCGGTCAGTCCAGGAGGTCTCACCCTAAATCCAGCCATTCCTGCCCCTACGGCTTTTGGAACGGGAACGCAGGTCTATTTGCTGCAGTGTATCACCTATCAAGTCATCCCTCCTCCGGACAATCTTAATCTTTGTCAAGGCAATGCACCTTGTCTGGTCCGTGGCGCTGTTCCAGCCGTGCTGGTGGGGCCAGGCGGTCCCCCTAACTGCAATCAGGTGAATTCAGGATGCATTCCCATCATGGATGGGGTGGAAGATCTTCAACTAGCCTACGCCTGCGATGGCTGCGATCCGCGTGTCAATAATGGATTGCCTGATCTGCAGCCGGATGATCTCAACCTGTCGAATCAGTTTGACCAGGCGGATTTCATCACAGACCGCAATTGGTTCGGCACAGCCGGGCCATATGGCGCTTTTATGACCCCGAGAACGATTCGGTTGGTGCAGGTGAACATTGTGGCCCGCCAGACCAGAGCCGACCAAGGGATGGGAGAAGGTCAAGCAACACCTGTGCACACAACGACTTTTCCCGTCATTAGCGATCACAACCATGCGACCGGGCTCTTTGCACTGGGAGACACTGCATCTGCCGCTCAACAATCGGCCTATTTCCAGTTTCGTCGCCGGATTTTGACTCGGACGATCGAACTCCGCAACCAAAGGCTTTAA
- a CDS encoding hypothetical protein (conserved protein of unknown function), translated as MKLRNEKGFTLAEVMISAAILGVGVMGMAAMQGVSFSKNVDANDLSVVTNVAADMMERIQSNRRFAWAYNNIDTIGPGNCLAGGIPAPPPPVPFFSVAPSIPATRGIQGDCTQWRTLVLATNLLNVRGTVQAAPVLPLRPDSSAVQLTVQLQWNDRGAGQRARAVAFQTLIEPE; from the coding sequence ATGAAGCTACGCAATGAAAAGGGATTTACGTTGGCAGAAGTGATGATCTCCGCCGCCATTCTAGGCGTGGGAGTCATGGGTATGGCTGCCATGCAGGGGGTGTCTTTTTCGAAGAACGTGGATGCCAACGACTTGTCGGTCGTCACCAATGTTGCCGCCGACATGATGGAAAGAATCCAAAGTAATCGACGGTTCGCGTGGGCCTACAACAATATCGATACGATAGGGCCGGGGAATTGTTTGGCGGGTGGAATTCCAGCTCCTCCTCCACCTGTGCCCTTCTTCTCTGTGGCGCCCTCGATTCCCGCGACAAGAGGAATTCAAGGTGATTGCACGCAGTGGCGAACATTGGTTTTGGCCACGAACCTATTAAACGTGCGCGGCACGGTACAGGCTGCTCCGGTGCTTCCGCTCAGACCTGATTCCAGCGCGGTGCAGTTGACGGTACAGCTTCAGTGGAATGACCGTGGGGCAGGACAGCGGGCACGAGCCGTAGCGTTCCAAACGCTGATCGAACCGGAATAG
- a CDS encoding hypothetical protein (conserved protein of unknown function), whose translation MPILSRAMSEEGGFTLIEIAIVGAIISVAAALSVPNFLQMYAKHELYQSTTSLYNRLILARSSAISRNAMIAATPTSVPMGLDTVAFTAPLGSETLPGTVRFITPLPVNPLGFTPRGLSTIPLATQTIQLQSTRDPNLIYTISLMPSGKVTWCRQAINPCLVNERS comes from the coding sequence ATGCCAATCTTGAGCCGGGCCATGTCAGAGGAGGGTGGTTTTACCCTCATAGAAATTGCCATAGTTGGGGCTATTATCAGTGTAGCGGCCGCACTGTCTGTCCCCAACTTTCTTCAGATGTACGCAAAGCACGAGCTGTATCAGTCCACCACAAGCCTCTACAACCGGTTGATTCTCGCCCGTTCTTCAGCGATTAGCCGAAATGCCATGATCGCAGCGACGCCCACCAGTGTCCCCATGGGACTAGACACGGTTGCGTTTACCGCTCCGCTGGGGTCTGAAACGTTGCCGGGAACAGTAAGATTTATAACGCCGCTCCCTGTCAATCCACTCGGCTTTACGCCTCGAGGGTTGAGCACCATACCCCTCGCGACACAAACCATTCAATTACAGAGCACACGAGACCCGAATCTGATTTATACGATCTCACTAATGCCTTCGGGAAAAGTGACATGGTGTCGGCAGGCCATCAATCCATGTCTCGTCAATGAACGGTCATGA
- a CDS encoding hypothetical protein (conserved protein of unknown function): protein MKSESRKLKRFAVQLPCKFGTTDDTSDGTVLNLSAQGCAFTSKRPAGNATYLSFEIDLLDGLSPVGIELAAVRWVTGTRCGIEFIRVSPDMQMRLKAFVLVLEQTP, encoded by the coding sequence ATGAAATCAGAATCTCGTAAGCTCAAACGGTTTGCCGTCCAGCTGCCTTGTAAATTTGGAACCACTGACGACACATCGGATGGAACGGTGTTAAATCTTTCGGCTCAGGGATGCGCCTTCACCTCCAAACGCCCAGCCGGTAATGCAACTTATCTTTCGTTCGAAATTGACTTATTAGACGGGCTGTCACCGGTTGGTATTGAATTGGCGGCCGTGCGTTGGGTTACAGGGACCCGTTGCGGGATTGAGTTTATTCGGGTTTCACCGGACATGCAGATGCGATTAAAAGCCTTTGTGTTGGTTTTAGAGCAGACTCCCTAA
- a CDS encoding putative Type IV pilus assembly protein PilB — translation MMTQTLVPRPKRAVLSGASLKKQQMGKQPRKMTMERSLLDCIAYRGLISQVDLDTAVEESLSREIDLEMILLEKYRVPRAALGLALSEFYQCPYVSYDERTVIDPDLLKNLSFDYLRRNSWIPLKRQGTVLDIVINDPHDLEKGLDIRRAFPGTTVRFSVGLRRDIEQYLLVATGQANGGSITDILGELVDEAGIERSAEREPGEIDENDSAIVRLTNQIIAEGYRLGVSDIHIEPYSDRKETAVRFRVDGTCFTYMRIPAVYRRAIASRLKIMANLDIAERRKPQDGKIRYKLAKDREIELRVATLPTAGNNEDVVLRLLTPKEIMPLEAMDFAPEILQTVKELSERPHGIFLCVGPTGSGKTTTLHAVMKHINTDERKIWTAEDPIEITQEGLRQVQVHPKIGFTFASAMRAFLRADPDVIMIGEMRDKETADIAIEASLTGHLVMSTLHTNSAVETITRLLDMGCDSFNFADAMLGILAMRLCKRICLHCRESYHPTQQEYDELVQGYGARYWERLGVTYTEDFTLYRGKGCDACNNSGFKGRVALHELLVGSEDLKNLIQGKARTAEILGVAMRDGMVTLLQNGIEKVLRGTTTYRQVRAVAIK, via the coding sequence ATGATGACGCAAACTCTGGTCCCACGCCCGAAGAGAGCAGTGCTTTCTGGTGCGAGTCTAAAGAAACAACAGATGGGCAAACAACCGCGTAAGATGACGATGGAGCGCAGTCTCTTAGACTGTATCGCCTATCGTGGTCTCATTAGCCAAGTCGATTTGGATACTGCAGTAGAGGAGTCGTTATCGCGCGAAATCGATCTAGAAATGATCTTGTTAGAAAAATACCGCGTCCCACGCGCTGCGCTCGGACTGGCGCTCAGCGAGTTCTATCAATGTCCATATGTCTCTTATGATGAGCGGACGGTCATCGACCCAGACCTCTTAAAAAATCTCAGCTTCGATTATCTCAGACGAAACTCGTGGATTCCATTGAAGCGACAAGGGACCGTGCTTGATATTGTCATCAACGATCCCCACGACTTGGAAAAAGGGCTCGATATCCGGCGGGCATTTCCCGGCACAACCGTCCGCTTCTCTGTCGGGCTTCGGCGCGATATCGAGCAATACCTGCTCGTGGCAACAGGGCAGGCTAACGGGGGCTCCATCACCGATATCCTTGGGGAACTTGTCGATGAAGCCGGTATTGAGCGAAGTGCTGAGAGAGAACCAGGCGAGATCGACGAAAACGACTCGGCCATCGTACGCCTGACGAATCAAATCATCGCTGAGGGGTACCGGCTCGGGGTTTCCGATATCCACATTGAGCCATACTCGGATCGAAAAGAGACGGCCGTACGGTTTCGAGTCGACGGCACATGCTTTACCTATATGCGTATTCCCGCCGTCTATCGGCGGGCTATTGCCTCGCGACTGAAGATCATGGCCAATTTGGATATTGCTGAGCGCCGAAAACCCCAAGATGGGAAAATTCGTTACAAATTGGCCAAGGATCGTGAAATCGAATTGCGTGTCGCCACCTTGCCGACAGCCGGAAACAATGAAGATGTGGTATTGCGGCTTCTGACCCCAAAAGAAATTATGCCGCTAGAGGCCATGGATTTTGCACCGGAGATACTACAAACCGTCAAGGAACTTTCGGAGCGTCCGCATGGGATCTTTCTCTGCGTGGGGCCTACAGGCTCCGGAAAGACCACCACGCTACACGCCGTGATGAAACACATCAACACCGATGAACGAAAAATTTGGACTGCAGAAGATCCTATCGAAATCACGCAGGAAGGACTGAGACAAGTCCAGGTCCATCCCAAAATCGGGTTCACCTTTGCTTCCGCGATGCGGGCATTTCTTCGTGCAGACCCTGACGTGATTATGATCGGAGAGATGCGGGACAAAGAAACGGCCGACATTGCGATAGAAGCGTCACTCACTGGGCATTTAGTGATGAGTACGCTACACACCAACAGTGCGGTGGAGACCATCACCCGACTGTTGGACATGGGGTGCGACTCGTTCAACTTTGCTGATGCGATGCTGGGTATTCTCGCGATGCGTCTTTGCAAGCGCATTTGCCTTCACTGCAGAGAGAGCTACCACCCCACACAACAGGAATATGACGAACTGGTGCAAGGCTATGGAGCTCGGTATTGGGAGAGGTTGGGCGTCACGTATACCGAGGATTTCACGCTCTATCGGGGGAAAGGTTGTGACGCGTGTAATAACAGTGGGTTTAAAGGACGGGTGGCCCTGCATGAGCTTTTGGTCGGGTCAGAAGATCTTAAGAACCTGATTCAAGGGAAAGCGCGAACCGCTGAGATTCTAGGCGTGGCAATGCGAGATGGCATGGTCACCCTGTTACAGAATGGCATCGAGAAAGTGCTAAGAGGTACGACGACATATCGTCAAGTTCGCGCCGTTGCGATTAAATAG